The Triticum aestivum cultivar Chinese Spring chromosome 7B, IWGSC CS RefSeq v2.1, whole genome shotgun sequence genome window below encodes:
- the LOC123160333 gene encoding uncharacterized exonuclease domain-containing protein At3g15140 — translation MALARVSSSSRLLLLPSSLLQSFLRPFSTSSVSARRLSHPRSLPIDASLSQASPLPAAAREEGKVAEAPRSTSRRPWKPTCLYYTQGKCTMMDDALHLEKFNHNLSMDLPVNASAADKVKPQKLDYFLVLDLEGKVEILEFPVVMIDAHSMEFIDSFHRFVRPTAMSEQRIKEYIEGKYGKFGVDRVWHDTAIPFWEVLQEFEDWIGGHKLWKQKQGESLNSSAFVTCGNWDLKTKVPEQCKVSKIKLPSYFMEWINLKDIYLNFYNRRATGMMTMMRELQIPIAGSHHLGMDDAKNITRVVQRMLADGAVIQITARRQPDTSDVKFLFKNRIR, via the exons ATGGCGCTCGCTAGGGTTTCATCTTCTTCCCGCCTCCTCCTACTCCCCTCCTCCCTGCTCCAATCCTTCCTGCGCCCCTTCTCTACCTCCTCTGTCTCGGCTCGTCGCCTCTCTCACCCAAGAAGCCTCCCCATCGATGCCAGTCTCTCCCAAGCTTCTCCTCTCCCTGCTGCTGCGAGGGAGGAGGGGAAGGTGGCGGAAGCCCCGAGGTCCACCTCCAGGCGGCCGTGGAAGCCCACGTGCTTGTACTACACCCAGGGAAAATGCACCATG ATGGATGATGCTTTGCATCTTGAAAAATTCAATCATAATTTGTCGATGGACCTACCGGTGAATGCCTCAGCTGCAGATAAAGTGAAACCTCAGAAACTGGATTATTTTTTAGTTCTTGATTTGGAGGGAAAGGTTGAAATTCTTGAATTTCCGGTTGTAATGATTGACGCACATAGCATGGAGTTCATCGATTCATTTCACAG ATTTGTGCGCCCAACTGCAATGAGTGAGCAACGAATAAAAGAATATATAGAAGGGAAATATGGAAAATTTGGAGTTGACCG TGTATGGCATGACACTGCTATCCCTTTCTGGGAAGTTCTTCAAGAGTTTGAAGACTGGATTGGAGGTCACAAATTGTGGAAACAGAAACAAGGAGAATCCCTCAACAGTTCTGCATTCGTTACTTG TGGTAATTGGGATTTGAAGACGAAGGTCCCTGAGCAGTGCAAGGTTTCAAAAATAAAATTGCCATCTTACTTTATGGAGTGGATCAATTTGAAGGATATCTACCTCAACTTCTACAATAGAAGA GCAACTGGAATGATGACAATGATGAGGGAGCTTCAAATCCCAATTGCTGGAAGCCACCATCTCGGGATGGATGACGCGAAAAACATTACAAGAGTTGTTCAGCGCATGCTTGCTGATGGTGCTGTGATACAAATCACCGCGAGGAGGCAACCGGATACAAGTGATGTGAAATTCCTTTTCAAGAACAGAATCAGGTAA